One segment of Olsenella uli DSM 7084 DNA contains the following:
- the rplL gene encoding 50S ribosomal protein L7/L12, with product MAVTKDEIIEALKEMPALELSELVHELEDVFGVSAAAPVAVAAAPAAGAAAAEEEKTNFDVELTAFGDNKIAVIKVVRSLTSLGLKEAKEAVESAPKVLIEGAKKEDAEAAKAQLEEAGATVTLK from the coding sequence ATGGCTGTCACCAAGGATGAGATCATCGAGGCCCTCAAGGAGATGCCCGCCCTCGAGCTTTCCGAGCTCGTTCACGAGCTGGAGGACGTCTTCGGCGTCTCCGCCGCCGCTCCCGTTGCCGTCGCCGCCGCTCCCGCCGCCGGTGCCGCTGCCGCCGAGGAGGAGAAGACCAACTTCGACGTCGAGCTGACCGCCTTCGGCGACAACAAGATCGCCGTCATCAAGGTCGTCCGCTCCCTCACCTCCCTTGGCCTGAAGGAGGCCAAGGAGGCCGTCGAGTCCGCCCCCAAGGTCCTCATCGAGGGCGCCAAGAAGGAGGACGCCGAGGCCGCCAAGGCTCAGCTCGAGGAGGCTGGCGCCACCGTCACCCTGAAGTAA
- the rplJ gene encoding 50S ribosomal protein L10, which produces MPNKSNIAMLEKVGESLESSKGVFFIDYRGLTVKETQELRRSLREVGAHMKVYKNNIVKLALKNADLPEVDGLVGTCAYVFYENDPVEAAKAIKTQSEALKKIEWIGAIADGQALSAEEAKAYADLPSREELLAKLVYVVASPLSGIAQVCAGPARGLATALQAVADQKAA; this is translated from the coding sequence ATGCCCAACAAGTCCAACATTGCCATGCTCGAGAAGGTCGGCGAGTCCCTGGAGAGCTCCAAGGGCGTCTTCTTCATCGACTACCGCGGCCTGACCGTCAAGGAGACCCAGGAGCTTCGCCGCTCCCTCCGCGAGGTCGGTGCCCACATGAAGGTGTACAAGAACAACATCGTCAAGCTCGCGCTCAAGAATGCGGACCTGCCGGAGGTCGATGGCCTTGTCGGCACCTGCGCGTACGTGTTCTACGAGAACGACCCCGTCGAGGCGGCCAAGGCCATCAAGACGCAGTCCGAGGCACTCAAGAAGATCGAGTGGATCGGAGCCATCGCAGATGGCCAGGCCCTCTCTGCCGAGGAGGCCAAGGCGTATGCCGACCTGCCCAGCCGCGAGGAGCTGCTCGCCAAGCTGGTCTACGTCGTCGCGAGCCCGCTCTCTGGCATCGCTCAGGTCTGCGCTGGTCCCGCCCGTGGCCTCGCCACGGCGCTCCAGGCCGTCGCCGACCAGAAGGCCGCGTAA
- the rplA gene encoding 50S ribosomal protein L1 produces the protein MPKHGKNYNNAAAKIEAGKLYTPKQAMELVKELSSAKFDETVEVSVRLGVDTRKADQNVRGSISLPNGTGKAVRVAVFAEGEKAREAEAAGADIVGSDDLVAEITAGNLNFDAVIATPNLMGKVGRLGRVLGPRGLMPNPKLGTVTMDVEKMVKELKAGRVEYRADRYGICHVPMGKASFSAEALAENYGALYTELLRVRPSSAKGRYVKSVVVSSTMGPGVKVDTSVTRNFTEE, from the coding sequence ATGCCGAAGCATGGAAAGAACTACAACAACGCCGCCGCCAAGATCGAGGCGGGCAAGCTCTACACGCCCAAGCAGGCCATGGAACTCGTCAAGGAGCTGTCCTCCGCCAAGTTTGACGAGACCGTCGAGGTCTCCGTCCGCCTCGGCGTCGACACTCGCAAGGCGGACCAGAACGTCCGCGGCTCCATCTCCCTGCCCAACGGCACCGGCAAGGCCGTCCGCGTCGCCGTCTTCGCCGAGGGGGAGAAGGCCCGTGAGGCCGAGGCTGCCGGCGCCGACATCGTCGGCTCTGACGACCTCGTCGCCGAGATCACGGCCGGTAACCTCAACTTCGATGCCGTTATCGCAACCCCCAACCTCATGGGCAAGGTCGGTCGCCTCGGCCGCGTCCTCGGCCCCCGTGGCCTGATGCCAAACCCCAAGCTCGGCACCGTCACCATGGATGTCGAGAAGATGGTCAAGGAGCTCAAGGCCGGCCGCGTCGAGTATCGTGCCGACCGTTACGGCATCTGCCACGTCCCCATGGGCAAGGCGTCCTTCTCCGCCGAGGCCCTCGCCGAGAACTACGGTGCCCTCTACACCGAGCTCCTCCGCGTCAGGCCCTCGAGCGCCAAGGGTCGTTACGTCAAGTCCGTTGTGGTCTCCTCCACCATGGGCCCGGGCGTCAAGGTGGATACCTCCGTCACCCGTAACTTCACCGAGGAGTAG
- the rplK gene encoding 50S ribosomal protein L11 codes for MAKKQVTHFIKLQIPAGAANPAPPVGPALGAAQVNIMQFCQAFNAATADKAGDIIPVEITVYEDRSFDFITKTPPAAQLIKKELGLKGGSGVPQRDKVGQLTQEQLTKIAEIKMPDLNANDVEAAKRIVAGTARSMGVTIAE; via the coding sequence ATGGCTAAGAAGCAGGTCACGCACTTCATCAAGCTTCAGATTCCCGCCGGCGCCGCCAACCCCGCGCCCCCCGTCGGCCCCGCCCTGGGCGCCGCCCAGGTCAACATCATGCAGTTCTGCCAGGCCTTCAACGCGGCGACTGCCGACAAGGCCGGAGACATCATCCCCGTCGAGATCACGGTCTACGAGGACCGCAGCTTCGACTTCATCACCAAGACCCCCCCTGCGGCCCAGCTCATCAAGAAGGAGCTCGGCCTCAAGGGCGGTTCCGGCGTCCCGCAGCGCGACAAGGTCGGCCAGCTCACCCAGGAGCAGCTCACCAAGATCGCCGAGATCAAGATGCCGGACCTCAACGCCAACGACGTCGAGGCCGCCAAGAGGATCGTTGCCGGTACCGCCCGCTCCATGGGCGTCACCATCGCCGAGTAG
- the nusG gene encoding transcription termination/antitermination protein NusG has product MAKRWYVVHTYSGYENKVKTDLEHRIETYGLEDQIVDIQIPTEEVTEIKDGGKRETKESKVFPGYVLVRMDVDDNSWAVVRNTPGVTGFVGIDGKPTPLRRSEFNKIMRRTNPRGAQEPKRTTMTTDLEVGQAVKVVSGPLADFDGLVSEVMPEAGKVKVMLTIFGRETPVELTLDQIATIS; this is encoded by the coding sequence ATGGCTAAGCGCTGGTACGTGGTCCACACCTACTCGGGCTACGAGAACAAGGTCAAGACCGACCTCGAGCACCGCATCGAGACCTATGGCCTGGAAGACCAGATCGTCGACATCCAGATCCCGACCGAGGAGGTCACCGAGATCAAGGATGGCGGCAAGCGCGAGACCAAGGAGTCCAAGGTCTTCCCCGGCTATGTCCTCGTTCGCATGGACGTCGACGACAACTCCTGGGCCGTCGTTCGCAACACCCCGGGCGTGACCGGCTTCGTCGGCATCGACGGCAAGCCCACGCCCCTGCGGCGCTCCGAGTTCAACAAGATCATGCGCCGCACCAACCCCAGAGGTGCCCAGGAGCCCAAACGCACCACCATGACCACCGACCTTGAGGTGGGACAGGCGGTCAAGGTCGTCAGCGGTCCTCTGGCGGACTTCGACGGTCTCGTCTCCGAGGTCATGCCCGAGGCGGGCAAGGTCAAGGTCATGCTCACGATCTTCGGTCGGGAGACCCCGGTCGAGCTCACGCTGGACCAGATCGCCACCATCTCCTAG
- the secE gene encoding preprotein translocase subunit SecE, translating to MAKKERQKRAARQARAQVRAEREAERRSLSGGDDKPPKRAGASASAQSPKKADKVVKAPKKKGRIGSYLSEVRAEMHRVVWPSRPELKNYSVAVIAMLIVFGIVIWLVDTGFVAALVGFTGLRG from the coding sequence ATGGCGAAAAAAGAGCGTCAGAAAAGGGCGGCCCGCCAGGCTCGTGCTCAGGTGCGCGCCGAGCGCGAGGCGGAGCGGCGGTCTCTCTCTGGCGGAGACGACAAGCCTCCCAAGAGGGCTGGTGCCTCCGCATCCGCACAGTCCCCCAAGAAGGCCGACAAGGTCGTCAAGGCTCCCAAGAAGAAGGGGCGCATCGGCAGCTACCTCTCGGAGGTGCGCGCGGAGATGCACCGCGTGGTCTGGCCGAGCAGGCCGGAGCTCAAGAACTACTCCGTGGCCGTCATAGCCATGCTCATCGTCTTCGGCATCGTCATCTGGCTCGTGGACACCGGCTTCGTCGCGGCGCTCGTCGGCTTTACCGGACTGAGGGGGTAG
- the rpmG gene encoding 50S ribosomal protein L33 — protein sequence MRTLVTLACTECKRRNYTTDKNKSNTPDRMELKKYCPWCHKHTLHRETR from the coding sequence ATGCGCACACTGGTTACCCTCGCATGCACCGAGTGCAAGCGTCGCAATTACACCACGGACAAGAACAAGTCCAACACGCCCGATCGTATGGAACTGAAGAAGTACTGCCCGTGGTGCCACAAGCATACCCTTCACAGGGAGACCCGCTAG
- the tuf gene encoding elongation factor Tu, with protein sequence MAKEKFDRSKPHVNIGTIGHVDHGKTTLTAAITKVLSETEGCKADYTAFENIDKAPEERQRGITISVAHVEYETWERHYAHVDCPGHADYVKNMISGAAQMDGAILVIAATDGPMAQTREHILLARQVGVPYIIVFLNKCDMVDDDELIDLVEMETRDLLSEYDFPGDDLPIIRGSALGALNGEQKWVDSIVELMHTVDSYIPTPARDNEKPFLMAIEDVMTISGRGTVATGRVERGELKLNEPVEIVGIKDTQATVATGIEMFRKTMDFCEAGDNVGILLRGIKREDIQRGQVLCKPGSVTPHKKFTGEIYVLTKEEGGRHTPFFSGYRPQFYFRTTDVTGDIQELTDSNGGKVEMAMPGDHITVTCELIHPIAMEQGLRFAIREGGHTVGDGRVSTIIE encoded by the coding sequence ATGGCCAAGGAGAAGTTCGATCGCAGCAAGCCGCACGTAAACATCGGTACGATTGGTCACGTCGACCACGGTAAGACCACCCTTACCGCAGCCATCACCAAGGTCCTCTCTGAGACCGAGGGCTGCAAGGCCGACTACACCGCCTTCGAGAACATCGACAAGGCTCCCGAGGAGCGTCAGCGCGGCATCACCATCTCCGTCGCCCACGTCGAGTACGAGACCTGGGAGCGCCACTACGCCCACGTCGACTGCCCGGGCCACGCCGACTACGTCAAGAACATGATCTCCGGTGCCGCCCAGATGGACGGTGCCATCCTCGTCATCGCCGCCACCGACGGCCCGATGGCCCAGACCCGCGAGCACATCCTGCTCGCCCGTCAGGTCGGCGTCCCCTACATCATCGTCTTCCTGAACAAGTGCGACATGGTGGATGACGACGAGCTCATCGACCTCGTCGAGATGGAGACCCGCGACCTCCTCTCCGAGTACGACTTCCCCGGGGACGACCTCCCCATCATTCGCGGCTCCGCCCTCGGCGCCCTCAATGGCGAGCAGAAGTGGGTCGACTCCATCGTCGAGCTCATGCACACCGTCGACTCCTACATCCCGACGCCCGCCCGTGACAACGAGAAGCCGTTCCTGATGGCCATCGAGGACGTCATGACCATCTCCGGTCGCGGCACCGTCGCCACCGGTCGCGTCGAGCGCGGCGAGCTCAAGCTCAACGAGCCCGTCGAGATCGTCGGCATCAAGGACACCCAGGCCACCGTCGCCACCGGCATCGAGATGTTCCGCAAGACCATGGACTTCTGTGAGGCCGGCGACAACGTGGGCATCCTGCTCCGTGGCATCAAGCGTGAGGACATCCAGCGCGGTCAGGTCCTCTGCAAGCCGGGCTCCGTCACCCCGCACAAGAAGTTCACGGGCGAGATCTACGTCCTGACCAAGGAGGAGGGTGGCCGTCACACCCCGTTCTTCTCCGGCTATCGTCCCCAGTTCTACTTCCGCACCACTGACGTGACCGGCGACATCCAGGAGCTCACCGACTCCAACGGCGGCAAGGTCGAGATGGCGATGCCGGGCGACCACATCACCGTCACCTGCGAGCTCATCCATCCCATCGCGATGGAGCAGGGCCTGCGCTTCGCGATCCGCGAGGGCGGCCACACCGTCGGCGACGGTCGCGTCTCCACCATCATCGAGTAG
- a CDS encoding NYN domain-containing protein, translating into MSARHDLLVVDGYNVMGASPRYQHLVDEGGDSRDLGTDPFVRARERLVTDVAAFAQGRYDAVVVFDGANNLSDERPTCMCAGVTVEFSRQGESADALIERIVTDARRAGRSVALVTSDNTVRATVGMGVARMSSDLLVHEMEVGDAEVAEEQRRAQTTRMTLEDRLSPEQRHRLWELLGK; encoded by the coding sequence ATGTCCGCCCGACATGACCTGCTGGTCGTGGACGGCTACAACGTGATGGGGGCGAGCCCGCGCTACCAGCACCTGGTGGACGAGGGGGGCGACTCGCGCGACCTCGGCACCGATCCCTTCGTGCGGGCGCGCGAACGTCTGGTCACGGACGTGGCCGCCTTCGCGCAGGGTCGCTACGACGCCGTCGTCGTGTTCGACGGCGCCAACAACCTCTCCGACGAGCGGCCGACTTGCATGTGCGCGGGCGTCACGGTCGAGTTCTCCCGTCAGGGCGAGAGCGCCGACGCGCTGATCGAGCGCATCGTGACCGACGCACGCAGGGCGGGGAGGTCGGTCGCGCTCGTGACGTCTGACAACACGGTCCGCGCCACGGTGGGCATGGGCGTCGCGAGGATGTCGAGCGACCTTCTCGTCCACGAGATGGAGGTCGGCGACGCCGAGGTGGCCGAGGAACAGAGGCGCGCCCAGACGACGCGCATGACCCTCGAGGACCGCCTGAGCCCGGAGCAGCGCCACAGGCTCTGGGAGCTTCTGGGGAAATGA
- the rlmB gene encoding 23S rRNA (guanosine(2251)-2'-O)-methyltransferase RlmB, which produces MARKRQPRGRASSPSSHKASPSAPTGGRHGGGTSGRRTRQATTPSREGLIEGRRACAEALEGGVPLRRALVADASGGADQTLARLVERLSEAQVPVERVSRARLDSLSSHGAHQGIIVESSPFEYATLGDVISSAGSGDALVVLLDHVTDEGNFGAIVRSAEVVGASGIVIANARSASVGVGAYKTSAGAVMHLPIARVPNLATALDRLKEAGFWVAAATEHAEQDAWSAPLGGRLCLVMGSEGGGISRLVRERCDFGCRLPQRGRIESLNVAQAATVLCYEWLRRSSMGPSPSAEGGD; this is translated from the coding sequence ATGGCGCGCAAGAGACAGCCCCGGGGGCGGGCCTCGTCGCCCTCGTCTCACAAGGCGTCCCCGTCCGCTCCGACCGGGGGGCGGCACGGTGGCGGAACGTCCGGCCGCCGCACGCGTCAGGCCACCACGCCTTCGCGTGAGGGCCTCATCGAGGGCAGGCGCGCCTGCGCCGAGGCGCTCGAGGGGGGCGTCCCCCTCAGGCGCGCCCTGGTCGCGGACGCCTCCGGTGGTGCGGACCAGACGCTTGCCCGCCTGGTCGAGCGCCTGTCAGAGGCCCAGGTGCCCGTCGAGCGGGTCTCCCGCGCACGACTCGACTCCCTGAGCTCGCACGGGGCCCATCAGGGCATCATCGTGGAGAGCAGCCCCTTCGAGTACGCGACCCTCGGTGACGTCATCTCCAGCGCGGGCAGCGGCGACGCGCTCGTCGTCCTCCTCGACCACGTGACCGACGAGGGCAACTTCGGTGCCATAGTCCGCTCTGCGGAGGTCGTGGGCGCCTCGGGCATCGTCATCGCCAACGCCCGCAGCGCCAGCGTGGGCGTCGGCGCCTACAAGACGTCCGCGGGTGCGGTCATGCACCTTCCCATCGCGCGGGTTCCCAACCTGGCCACCGCCCTCGACCGGCTCAAGGAGGCCGGCTTCTGGGTGGCTGCCGCAACCGAGCATGCCGAGCAGGACGCGTGGAGCGCGCCTCTCGGCGGAAGGCTCTGCCTGGTCATGGGGTCCGAGGGCGGCGGCATATCGCGCCTCGTTCGCGAGAGGTGCGACTTTGGCTGCCGTCTGCCCCAGCGTGGACGCATCGAGTCGCTCAACGTGGCGCAGGCGGCCACGGTCCTCTGCTACGAGTGGCTGCGCAGGTCGAGCATGGGCCCCTCGCCATCGGCCGAGGGGGGCGACTAG
- the cysS gene encoding cysteine--tRNA ligase, with protein MLVYNSQTHRKEELRPLEEGHIRMYVCGPTVYDQIHIGNARTFLSFDVIRRYLTYKGYQVTFAQNLTDVDDKIINRANDEGRSATEVAEEFSCAFIDQMRRFNILDPDIRPRATREVEAMRQMIETLIEKGHAYVAGNGDVYFSVRSDHDYGSLSGRDLDQLRAGERVEVNEDKRDPFDFALWKAAKPGEPSWPSPWGEGRPGWHTECCAMIHHYLGTPIDIHGGGQDLVFPHHENECAQALCAWGAPLANIWMHAGMLRVNGDKMSKSLGNFLTLEDVLDDYPAGAVRLLMLQTHYRSALDFQTDQLEGAVGTLERLRTCVKNLRWAAENAPQDGELCDADRSLGAAVDATHAEFVRQMDDDFNTSGGLAAIFSLVTSANTYLAERAGVVATAPVLRAADMLVELSAVMGIDLVRGSGGEELPIELVDLARRHAGFEGHLADEAARALIDAREAARAAKDWGVADAIRDGIAGLGLVLEDTPAGTRLRRARD; from the coding sequence ATGCTCGTCTACAACAGCCAGACCCACAGGAAGGAAGAGCTCAGGCCTCTTGAGGAGGGGCACATCCGCATGTACGTCTGCGGGCCCACCGTCTATGACCAGATCCACATCGGCAACGCCCGCACCTTCCTCTCCTTCGACGTCATCCGCCGCTACCTCACCTACAAGGGCTACCAGGTGACCTTCGCCCAGAACCTGACCGACGTGGACGACAAGATCATCAACCGCGCCAACGACGAGGGGCGCAGCGCGACCGAGGTGGCTGAGGAGTTCTCCTGCGCCTTCATCGACCAGATGCGCCGCTTCAACATCCTCGACCCCGACATCCGCCCGCGCGCGACGCGCGAGGTCGAGGCCATGCGGCAGATGATCGAGACCCTGATAGAGAAGGGCCATGCCTACGTGGCCGGCAACGGCGACGTGTACTTCTCGGTCCGCTCCGACCACGACTACGGCTCCCTCTCGGGCCGCGACCTCGACCAGCTGCGCGCCGGCGAGCGCGTCGAGGTCAACGAGGACAAGCGCGACCCGTTTGACTTCGCCCTCTGGAAGGCCGCCAAGCCCGGCGAGCCCAGCTGGCCCAGCCCCTGGGGCGAGGGCCGTCCCGGCTGGCACACCGAGTGCTGCGCCATGATCCACCACTACCTGGGCACGCCCATCGACATCCATGGCGGTGGGCAGGACCTCGTCTTCCCGCACCACGAGAACGAGTGCGCTCAGGCCCTGTGCGCCTGGGGCGCGCCCCTCGCCAACATCTGGATGCACGCGGGGATGCTGCGCGTCAATGGAGACAAGATGTCCAAGTCGCTGGGCAACTTCCTTACGCTCGAGGACGTGCTGGACGACTACCCCGCCGGCGCCGTGCGCCTGCTCATGTTGCAGACCCACTACCGTTCCGCGCTGGACTTTCAGACGGATCAGCTCGAGGGTGCCGTGGGCACGCTCGAGCGCCTGCGCACCTGCGTCAAGAACCTGCGTTGGGCCGCCGAGAACGCGCCGCAGGACGGCGAGCTGTGCGATGCCGACCGCAGCCTGGGTGCCGCCGTCGACGCCACGCATGCCGAGTTCGTGCGTCAGATGGATGACGACTTCAACACCTCGGGCGGCCTCGCGGCCATCTTCTCGCTGGTGACCTCCGCTAACACCTATCTGGCCGAGAGGGCGGGCGTCGTCGCCACGGCCCCGGTTTTGCGTGCGGCGGACATGCTCGTCGAGCTCTCCGCCGTCATGGGCATCGACCTGGTCCGGGGCTCCGGTGGGGAGGAGCTTCCCATCGAGCTTGTGGACCTTGCCCGCCGCCATGCCGGCTTCGAGGGCCACCTCGCCGACGAGGCTGCCCGGGCACTGATCGATGCCCGCGAGGCGGCGCGCGCCGCCAAGGACTGGGGCGTCGCGGACGCCATCCGCGACGGCATCGCTGGCCTGGGTCTCGTCCTGGAGGACACGCCCGCGGGCACCCGTCTGCGCAGGGCCAGGGACTAG
- the ispF gene encoding 2-C-methyl-D-erythritol 2,4-cyclodiphosphate synthase — protein MLRVGHGFDVHAFAEGRRLVLAGVEVPCERGLLGHSDADVVAHALMDAVLGALRAGDIGQLFPDDDPAYAGADSCRLLSCVAGIVRERGCRILDCDCTVAAQAPRLSPYRDRMRARLADAMGVDVSRVGLKATTTEHLGFVGRGEGIAAWAVVLLDDGCASRREVG, from the coding sequence ATGCTGAGGGTCGGGCACGGCTTCGACGTCCACGCCTTCGCCGAGGGGCGCCGTCTCGTCCTGGCAGGTGTCGAGGTGCCCTGCGAGCGTGGCCTGCTGGGCCACTCGGATGCCGATGTCGTCGCCCACGCCCTCATGGATGCCGTCCTCGGGGCCCTGCGTGCCGGCGACATCGGCCAGCTGTTTCCCGACGACGACCCTGCCTACGCGGGGGCGGACTCCTGCAGGTTGCTCTCGTGCGTGGCGGGCATCGTACGCGAGAGGGGCTGCCGCATCCTCGACTGCGACTGTACCGTCGCCGCCCAGGCGCCCCGCCTGTCGCCGTATCGCGACCGGATGCGCGCGCGTCTCGCCGACGCCATGGGCGTGGACGTCTCGCGCGTGGGGCTGAAGGCGACCACCACGGAGCACCTTGGCTTCGTGGGGCGCGGGGAGGGCATCGCGGCCTGGGCCGTGGTCCTTCTCGACGACGGATGTGCCTCCCGGCGCGAAGTGGGGTAG
- the ispD gene encoding 2-C-methyl-D-erythritol 4-phosphate cytidylyltransferase, whose translation MSAATPRPCACAAAQRVPSATPAPDTCAVVVAGGLGLRFGDPRGKQFVELCGLPIVCWSLLAIDRSPSVGHIVVVCAPEREEVLLGEALSRVRLSHEVSVAPAGATRQESVLSGLGAVPRDYALVAIHDAARPLVTADALERCIARVRDDDAVSGAICATPSTDTLKLVEDKTIISTPDRSFYWCAQTPQVFGVKELAAAHTAALLDDYRGTDDASLVERCGGRVVCVNSPRDNIKVTVPEDYVIAEALLERRLISEGCGPDILGGREGASPC comes from the coding sequence ATGAGCGCCGCCACCCCCAGGCCCTGCGCCTGCGCGGCGGCCCAGCGCGTCCCGTCGGCCACCCCTGCGCCGGACACCTGCGCGGTCGTCGTGGCTGGAGGCCTGGGCCTGCGCTTCGGCGACCCGCGGGGCAAGCAGTTCGTCGAGCTCTGCGGGCTGCCCATCGTCTGCTGGTCGCTGCTGGCGATCGACCGGTCGCCGTCCGTGGGACACATCGTCGTGGTCTGTGCGCCCGAGCGTGAGGAGGTCCTGCTGGGCGAGGCCCTGTCCCGCGTGAGGCTCAGCCACGAGGTGAGCGTCGCCCCTGCGGGTGCGACGCGCCAGGAGTCCGTCCTCTCGGGACTCGGGGCCGTCCCGCGCGACTACGCTCTCGTCGCCATCCACGATGCGGCCCGCCCGCTCGTCACGGCGGACGCCCTCGAGCGCTGCATCGCACGCGTCCGCGACGACGACGCGGTATCCGGCGCCATATGCGCCACGCCCTCGACCGACACACTCAAGCTGGTCGAGGACAAGACCATCATCTCCACGCCCGACCGCTCCTTCTATTGGTGCGCACAGACTCCGCAGGTCTTCGGTGTCAAGGAACTCGCTGCCGCCCATACGGCCGCGCTCTTGGACGACTACCGCGGCACCGACGATGCCTCGCTCGTCGAGCGGTGTGGCGGCCGCGTGGTCTGCGTCAACTCGCCGCGCGACAACATCAAGGTGACGGTCCCCGAGGACTACGTCATCGCCGAGGCCCTGCTCGAGCGCAGGCTCATCTCGGAGGGCTGCGGACCGGATATCCTAGGCGGTCGTGAGGGGGCCTCCCCATGCTGA
- the disA gene encoding DNA integrity scanning diadenylate cyclase DisA, protein MDVTAREGETVDAGERLRAAVKQCAPGTALRLALDMVLAGHLGALICIGDTDAVLAAGDDGFRLDISFTANRLFELSKMDGAIVIDKGLTRILRANYHLNPDPSLPTSETGMRHRTAARMSLLTKATVISVSERRQVVTVYVDGKGHQLRSVPDIMSSVNQLLVSMQSTRGQLDRTLLRLTTLELDNYVTLSDIAETIYLFEVLMTASEELDSLILQLGSEGKTIAMQREEFIGSASYDYTLLIRDYAADSSEENAAAIRRALHETVNTQLRSSKRVGALLGYEGKGEDSIITPLGLRTLSNVSVVRKGMADKIVDEYGSLQHLLDDIEQNPSRLDRLGVENPGILADSLYRMWGKRA, encoded by the coding sequence ATGGACGTTACCGCGCGGGAGGGCGAGACCGTCGATGCCGGCGAGCGCCTCAGGGCGGCCGTCAAGCAGTGTGCCCCCGGCACGGCCCTGCGCCTTGCCCTCGACATGGTCCTCGCGGGGCACCTGGGTGCCCTCATCTGCATCGGCGACACCGACGCGGTGCTCGCGGCGGGAGACGACGGCTTCCGCCTCGACATCTCCTTCACGGCCAACCGCCTCTTCGAGCTCAGCAAGATGGACGGCGCCATCGTGATCGACAAGGGCCTGACCCGGATCCTGCGCGCCAACTACCACCTGAACCCCGACCCGTCCCTGCCCACGTCCGAGACGGGCATGCGCCACCGCACTGCCGCGCGCATGAGCCTGCTCACCAAGGCCACGGTCATCTCGGTCTCCGAGCGCCGCCAGGTCGTCACCGTCTACGTCGACGGCAAGGGCCACCAGCTGCGTTCCGTGCCGGACATCATGAGCTCGGTCAACCAGCTGCTCGTCTCGATGCAGAGCACCCGTGGCCAGCTTGACCGCACGCTCCTACGACTGACTACGCTCGAGCTGGACAACTACGTCACCCTCTCGGACATCGCGGAGACCATCTACCTCTTCGAGGTCCTCATGACCGCGTCGGAGGAGCTCGACAGCCTCATACTGCAGCTCGGCAGCGAGGGCAAGACCATCGCGATGCAGCGCGAGGAGTTCATCGGCAGCGCATCGTACGACTACACCCTCCTCATCCGCGACTATGCCGCGGACTCGTCCGAGGAGAACGCCGCCGCCATCCGCCGGGCCCTTCACGAGACCGTCAACACTCAGCTGCGCTCGTCCAAGCGCGTGGGGGCGCTTCTGGGCTACGAGGGCAAGGGCGAGGACTCCATCATCACCCCACTGGGCCTGCGCACCCTCTCCAACGTCTCGGTCGTGCGCAAGGGCATGGCAGACAAGATCGTGGACGAGTACGGCTCGCTGCAGCATCTCCTCGACGACATCGAGCAGAACCCCTCCCGCCTCGACCGGCTGGGCGTCGAGAACCCCGGCATCCTGGCAGACAGCCTCTACCGCATGTGGGGCAAGCGCGCATGA